In one Desulfoferula mesophila genomic region, the following are encoded:
- a CDS encoding tyrosine-type recombinase/integrase, whose protein sequence is MGQDTWIKLAPGIRCREHPTRKHGVKPDRYFVLRYTVNGKSKQEALGWASQGWTLEKARAKLAPLKEAARTGEGPATLAETRELAEAHREQEEVARQEEATRRVLFDDFWRDNFLPHAKRTKKETSWGKEVQHFNKWLSPIFGKIPVVDIKMQHWELLMKELDKAGRSQRSKEYITGTGRRVLRHAKTMGLDVNIPTGKQLGATAPRDNRRLRIITSKEARAIQEKLKVSDVNAWRFVKFSFLTGCRLAEARRLKWKDVDLEAGKLTFRDTKNKSTRILPITPALKDLFTEIGPKAAGEPVFLSQVGRAYSEVPTAFKKVVADLGFNKDRGPRERVTFHTIRHSVATQLAKRLNLRELMDTMGWKSVEMAARYVHSDPENQKRAMASLDQAFFEEAGEVVPFKRTRRKKDPR, encoded by the coding sequence ATGGGCCAAGATACGTGGATCAAACTGGCTCCCGGCATCAGATGCAGGGAGCACCCTACCCGCAAGCACGGCGTGAAACCTGATCGTTATTTCGTACTCAGGTATACCGTCAACGGCAAATCCAAGCAGGAAGCTCTGGGCTGGGCAAGCCAAGGTTGGACCCTGGAGAAGGCGCGGGCGAAATTAGCGCCTTTGAAGGAAGCGGCTCGGACTGGAGAAGGGCCCGCCACGTTGGCTGAGACACGGGAGTTGGCTGAAGCCCATCGGGAACAGGAGGAGGTGGCCAGGCAGGAAGAAGCAACGCGACGTGTCCTCTTTGATGATTTCTGGCGCGACAACTTCCTGCCGCATGCCAAAAGAACCAAAAAAGAAACCTCATGGGGGAAAGAGGTTCAGCACTTCAACAAGTGGCTGAGTCCCATATTTGGAAAAATTCCAGTGGTCGACATCAAAATGCAGCACTGGGAGCTTCTGATGAAAGAGTTGGACAAAGCTGGACGTAGTCAACGAAGTAAGGAATACATCACCGGTACTGGCCGCAGGGTCCTCCGTCACGCCAAGACCATGGGGCTTGATGTCAACATCCCCACGGGCAAGCAACTGGGGGCCACAGCCCCAAGAGATAACCGTAGGCTTAGGATAATTACTAGCAAAGAGGCACGGGCAATCCAGGAGAAGCTCAAGGTCAGCGATGTGAACGCCTGGAGATTCGTGAAGTTCTCCTTCTTGACGGGATGCCGCTTGGCAGAGGCGCGACGTCTAAAGTGGAAGGACGTAGACCTTGAAGCGGGTAAACTCACCTTCCGGGACACCAAGAACAAAAGCACCAGGATTCTGCCGATTACACCTGCCTTAAAAGACCTGTTTACGGAAATTGGGCCAAAGGCAGCGGGAGAGCCTGTGTTTCTGAGTCAAGTTGGCCGGGCCTATAGCGAGGTGCCCACTGCTTTCAAGAAGGTGGTGGCAGATTTAGGCTTCAACAAGGACAGGGGACCCAGGGAGCGGGTGACCTTTCACACCATCAGACACTCAGTAGCTACCCAACTGGCCAAACGACTTAATCTCAGAGAGCTCATGGATACGATGGGATGGAAGTCGGTGGAGATGGCAGCACGCTATGTCCACTCCGATCCTGAAAACCAGAAAAGGGCCATGGCTAGCCTCGATCAAGCATTTTTCGAGGAGGCGGGTGAGGTGGTCCCTTTCAAGCGAACTCGACGGAAAAAGGACCCACGCTGA